A genome region from Anopheles stephensi strain Indian chromosome 2, UCI_ANSTEP_V1.0, whole genome shotgun sequence includes the following:
- the LOC118507368 gene encoding uncharacterized protein LOC118507368 isoform X11, which translates to MDSDTDFERSINSAMDALENAIENGFDEDFKERFNHRFEGSWSDNNLNEKQQYTEVEKEEPVYIEQCKSYETFDPSYEPPPNLELQPCPICLRKFAPASLHKHTSICERVQTKKRKPFDSSRQRREGTELASYLPKNFGLPHKTVSSSNEAIPVRKLSLSKTPTFERKEFNATTMSTSMPSAASTPKPVLKRSMSQQNEPCPYCERCFGMKAYDRHVEWCREKALLNRNVNNNQSISAAKERLQARIQYKAPQIRSKRALNREKYSGSLSCGGSTNSLAELDLHMPRHNSMSSSVSSDNGYSPDRYDPFLSARRQLEELFSPTTSLINASTAGSTTSTSRLNQMSTSGGGIPSDKASNGGASKAAHHNSNFRRAYSLRMPRKVSRPMYVEKAKSNIQKGITDDGPVSPNFLKSSEYDELPIKSTFNALQMAEPKPKLRDSSTVRKNLKLDIKDPNNPAGGEIPLSKTDSLAVFLKYENELAFSEKDMKDKSNSLSKRTSSLSADSTQQKQKQELLNIAQASVKSNESLTNDEEQQTITKRTVAQQPAEDDAMKKQPQKLVPIKLEPINITYSSNHTTEVTNIKPMVISLDAIIGKPSITKQKDPQVDTDNRADNSYIDPKLINKCDNLPINLVRASTKDVDDSCIGGMSAEGKKLTLKTVEPKQERSVAPPPPPPRASISVAPKPPERTRIETSFDYSKTNDGPNSSSAESSISDNSSPAASHSSSPVDHHRISKSSTNCEKRPQLTRQDREDSGYRTGHESGNSDVQEQPKKSSIAPTPPKGEDNHAPKSSTVTQPTYNLTRLKSPSSYLGNLNHTRSPSSNTTPSTPSAGRDRSVIASALEQFDVDEFMQSLEDLHQRSPLSAKEYKHSLFSRTDSSRRTVSSYGDHGNGKRSNSLDSGGHREAAVVNTVHHVHSNNESSGVPRVDMCVRNGSGTASNNNSSNSSSSFSSPSHYSNSLNSNTYYNSKPINTQHPHNHSTTAGDGHEHSKGTETVHPPVHHQRSNVARRRMSEDSAAISLPAVPSSANNNNGSSGTTSLSTMQNLPNIHSRPTTAADPLQNGSGKNGQPVAHPYYSSPSPVNGRKNSYSNKSSYHANHTGTSASSTPTSSHVTGHMYEPRYPAESFDHLERDLLKSVQELNRMCGSSSSVCSIDSEELYSVEDYPLNKRSSERSQASADSAYRSSLSTQSPPDYAPPVPIRQTRPSSRSSTTTCQIQPAQPTNALDSSSFSSLPLHTSLPPITSASQLKGHKHEALPHKDNSDGIANLIMNPMSKFCHECGARFMISSAKFCMSCGVRRITLE; encoded by the exons ATAATAATCTCAACGAAAAACAGCAGTACACCGAGGTCGAAAAGGAAGAGCCTGTCTACATTGAGCAGTGCAAGTCTTACGAAACGTTCGACCCCTCGTACGAGCCGCCACCAAACCTTGAACTGCAACCATGCCCCATATGCTTGAGGAAGTTTGCACCGGCATCGCTGCACAAACATACCAGCATCTGTGAGCGGGTTCAGACGAAGAAACGGAAACCGTTCGATTCTTCCCGTCAGCGAAGGGAAGGCACCGAGCTTGCGTCTTACTTGCCGAAAAATTTTGGACTCCCTCACAAGACGGTAAGCTCCTCAAATGAG GCAATACCCGTGCGTAAATTAAGCCTCAGCAAAACCCCTACATTCGAACGCAAAGAATTCAACGCTACCACAATGTCCACGTCGATGCCGAGTGCTGCAAGTACGCCAAAGCCGGTATTAAAACGCAGCATGTCGCAACAGAACGAACCATGCCCATACTGCGAACGATGCTTCGGCATGAAAGCGTACGATCGGCATGTCGAGTGGTGTCGTGAGAAAGCGCTGCTGAACAGAAATGTCAACAATAACCAAAGCATTTCAGCAGCGAAGGAAAGGCTTCAGGCTAGAATTCAGTACAAAGCACCACAAATACG ATCGAAACGTGCCTTAAATCGAGAGAAGTATTCGGGAAGCTTGAGCTGCGGAGGGTCCACGAACAGCCTTGCCGAATTAGATTTGCACATGCCACGTCACAATTCGATGAGCTCATCCGTCTCAAGCGATAA TGGATACAGCCCTGACCGGTACGATCCATTCCTGTCTGCTAGGCGACAGCTGGAGGAGTTGTTTTCTCCTACCACGTCGCTGATAAATGCCAGCACCGCAGGGAGCACTACCAGCACCTCACGGCTCAATCAAATGAGCACTAGCGGTGGTGGTATCCCATCCGACAAAGCGAGCAATGGCGGTGCGTCGAAAGCTGCGCACCACAACTCGAACTTCCGGCGAGCGTACTCGTTGCGAATGCCGCGCAAGGTGTCTCGCCCAATGTATGTGGAGAAGGCAAAGTCTAACATACAGAAGGGCATCACCGACGATGGGCCGGTGTCGCCCAATTTCCTCAAATCCTCCGAATACGACGAACTACCGATCAAATCGACATTTAATGCGCTGCAGATGGcggaaccgaaaccgaagctGCGCGACTCCAGTACGGTTCGCAAGAATCTCAAGCTAGACATCAAGGATCCCAACAATCCAGCCGGTGGCGAGATACCTCTGTCCAAGACCGATTCGTTAGCCGTATTTTTGAAGTACGAAAACGAGCTTGCGTTCAGTGAAAAGGACATGAAGGACAAGAGTAACAGTCTCAGCAAGCGAACGTCATCGTTAAGCGCGGATTCGACgcaacagaaacagaaacaggAGCTGTTAAACATTGCGCAAGCTTCGGTGAAAAGTAACGAATCTTTAACAAATGATGAAGAACAGCAAACGATAACGAAGCGAACGGTGGCACAGCAACCAGCGGAGGATGATGCGATGAAAAAGCAGCCGCAAAAATTGGTCCCAATTAAGCTAGAACCAATCAACATCACTTACAGCAGTAATCATACGACCGAAGTCACTAACATTAAACCGATGGTTATATCGCTAGATGCAATAATTGGGAAGCCTAGTATTACAAAACAGAAGGACCCACAGGTGGACACTGATAACCGCGCCGACAACAGCTATATCGATCCAAAGCTTATAAACAAATGTGATAATTTACCGATAAATCTGGTCAGAGCTTCAACTAAGGATGTGGATGATAGTTGCATCGGCGGCATGTCTGCAGAAGGTAAGAAGCTCACGCTGAAAACCGTTGAGCCGAAACAGGAACGGTCGGTTgctccaccacctccaccaccgcgAGCCTCGATAAGTGTGGCCCCGAAACCACCCGAACGCACGCGTATCGAGACTAGTTTCGattacagcaaaacaaacgacgggcccaacagcagcagtgctGAGAGCAGTATCAGTGACAACAGTAGCCCGGCCGCAAGTCATTCCTCCAGCCCAGTGGATCATCATAGAATAAGCAAAAGTAGTACAAACTGTGAGAAACGACCACAGCTTACCCGCCAGGATCGGGAAGATTCGGGATACCGCACCGGACATGAGTCGGGCAATTCGGATGTACAGGAGCAGCCGAAAAAATCATCCATCGCACCGACGCCTCCGAAGGGCGAAGATAATCATGCTCCCAAAAGTAGTACGGTAACGCAACCAACCTACAATCTGACCAGGTTGAAATCACCATCGTCGTACTTGGGCAACCTTAACCACACACGATCACCGTCAAGCAATACCACACCGTCCACACCTTCGGCTGGCCGTGATCGATCAGTCATAGCTTCGGCGCTGGAGCAATTCGATGTCGATGAATTTATGCAGTCGCTGGAAGATTTGCATCAACGTTCGCCACTCAGTGCAAAAGAATACAAACATTCACTGTTTTCTCGTACCGACAGCAGTCGCCGGACGGTGTCCAGCTACGGTGATCATGGCAATGGCAAACGAAGCAATAGCCTGGACAGTGGCGGCCACAGAGAGGCCGCTGTTGTTAACACAGTCCATCACGTACACAGCAATAATGAAAGTAGTGGCGTGCCACGAGTGGATATGTGTGTGCGGAATGGTAGCGGCACAGCCAGTAATAATAACAGTagcaatagtagtagtagctttAGTAGTCCTAGCCATTACAGTAATAGCCTCAACAGTAACACTTACTATAACAGCAAACCGATTAATACCCAACATCCACACAACCACAGCACCACTGCTGGCGATGGGCACGAGCATTCAAAGGGTACGGAAACCGTTCATCCGCCTGTCCATCACCAACGAAGCAACGTTGCCCGTCGAAGGATGAGCGAAGACTCAGCTGCCATTTCGCTTCCCGCTGTACCGTCGTCggctaataataataatgggTCTAGCGGTACTACTTCCCTGTCGACAATGCAGAATTTACCTAACATTCACAGCAGGCCAACGACGGCAGCGGACCCGTTGCAGAACGGAAGTGGCAAGAATGGGCAGCCAGTCGCACATCCGTACTACTCATCGCCGAGTCCCGTAAACGGTAGGAAGAATAGCTACAGTAACAAATCATCATACCACGCTAACCATACCGgcacatcagcatcatcaactCCAACTTCGTCCCATGTAACCGGACACATGTACGAACCGAGGTACCCGGCGGAATCGTTCGATCATTTGGAGCGTGATCTGCTGAAAAGCGTACAGGAACTCAATCGCATGTGCGGTTCCTCGTCCTCCGTATGTTCGATCGATTCCGAGGAATTGTACAGCGTCGAGGATTACCCGTTGAACAAGCGATCGTCCGAACGTTCGCAGGCTAGTGCTGATTCAGCATATCGCAG CAGTCTATCCACGCAGTCACCACCAGACTATGCACCTCCCGTGCCAATACGCCAGACACGGCCGAGTTCGCGCAGCTCTACCACCACCTGTCAAATCCAACCGGCGCAGCCAACGAATGCACTAGacagcagctcgttcagtaGCCTTCCGCTTCACACATCGCTTCCACCGATAACCAGTGCTTCACAGCTCAAGGGCCACAAGCATGAAGCACTGCCCCACAAAGACAATTCCGACGGGATCGCAAATCTGATCATGAATCCCATGTCCAAATTTTGTCACGAGTGTGGTGCACGGTTTATGATTAGTAGCGCCAAGTTTTGTATGTCGTGCGGTGTGCGACGCATCACGCTGGAATAG
- the LOC118507368 gene encoding putative uncharacterized protein DDB_G0277255 isoform X5, with amino-acid sequence MDSDTDFERSINSAMDALENAIENGFDEDFKERFNHRFEGSWSDNNLNEKQQYTEVEKEEPVYIEQCKSYETFDPSYEPPPNLELQPCPICLRKFAPASLHKHTSICERVQTKKRKPFDSSRQRREGTELASYLPKNFGLPHKTVSSSNEAIPVRKLSLSKTPTFERKEFNATTMSTSMPSAASTPKPVLKRSMSQQNEPCPYCERCFGMKAYDRHVEWCREKALLNRNVNNNQSISAAKERLQARIQYKAPQIRSKRALNREKYSGSLSCGGSTNSLAELDLHMPRHNSMSSSVSSDNRKFHLSPNSLQQNSLGNVASLAKEPKIIKREEAKKGTKRTKTLALSSERLPSDTNNNNNNNTINKNGRVEQNYCNHNNSSNAFSNRNDAGCRTQLKNLLNRSTVDSNVTTTTYKPHKLRTADQRVEKFEIIGHNNHSERMTHRPVIAQTVRCTSNSGYSPDRYDPFLSARRQLEELFSPTTSLINASTAGSTTSTSRLNQMSTSGGGIPSDKASNGGASKAAHHNSNFRRAYSLRMPRKVSRPMYVEKAKSNIQKGITDDGPVSPNFLKSSEYDELPIKSTFNALQMAEPKPKLRDSSTVRKNLKLDIKDPNNPAGGEIPLSKTDSLAVFLKYENELAFSEKDMKDKSNSLSKRTSSLSADSTQQKQKQELLNIAQASVKSNESLTNDEEQQTITKRTVAQQPAEDDAMKKQPQKLVPIKLEPINITYSSNHTTEVTNIKPMVISLDAIIGKPSITKQKDPQVDTDNRADNSYIDPKLINKCDNLPINLVRASTKDVDDSCIGGMSAEGKKLTLKTVEPKQERSVAPPPPPPRASISVAPKPPERTRIETSFDYSKTNDGPNSSSAESSISDNSSPAASHSSSPVDHHRISKSSTNCEKRPQLTRQDREDSGYRTGHESGNSDVQEQPKKSSIAPTPPKGEDNHAPKSSTVTQPTYNLTRLKSPSSYLGNLNHTRSPSSNTTPSTPSAGRDRSVIASALEQFDVDEFMQSLEDLHQRSPLSAKEYKHSLFSRTDSSRRTVSSYGDHGNGKRSNSLDSGGHREAAVVNTVHHVHSNNESSGVPRVDMCVRNGSGTASNNNSSNSSSSFSSPSHYSNSLNSNTYYNSKPINTQHPHNHSTTAGDGHEHSKGTETVHPPVHHQRSNVARRRMSEDSAAISLPAVPSSANNNNGSSGTTSLSTMQNLPNIHSRPTTAADPLQNGSGKNGQPVAHPYYSSPSPVNGRKNSYSNKSSYHANHTGTSASSTPTSSHVTGHMYEPRYPAESFDHLERDLLKSVQELNRMCGSSSSVCSIDSEELYSVEDYPLNKRSSERSQASADSAYRSSLSTQSPPDYAPPVPIRQTRPSSRSSTTTCQIQPAQPTNALDSSSFSSLPLHTSLPPITSASQLKGHKHEALPHKDNSDGIANLIMNPMSKFCHECGARFMISSAKFCMSCGVRRITLE; translated from the exons ATAATAATCTCAACGAAAAACAGCAGTACACCGAGGTCGAAAAGGAAGAGCCTGTCTACATTGAGCAGTGCAAGTCTTACGAAACGTTCGACCCCTCGTACGAGCCGCCACCAAACCTTGAACTGCAACCATGCCCCATATGCTTGAGGAAGTTTGCACCGGCATCGCTGCACAAACATACCAGCATCTGTGAGCGGGTTCAGACGAAGAAACGGAAACCGTTCGATTCTTCCCGTCAGCGAAGGGAAGGCACCGAGCTTGCGTCTTACTTGCCGAAAAATTTTGGACTCCCTCACAAGACGGTAAGCTCCTCAAATGAG GCAATACCCGTGCGTAAATTAAGCCTCAGCAAAACCCCTACATTCGAACGCAAAGAATTCAACGCTACCACAATGTCCACGTCGATGCCGAGTGCTGCAAGTACGCCAAAGCCGGTATTAAAACGCAGCATGTCGCAACAGAACGAACCATGCCCATACTGCGAACGATGCTTCGGCATGAAAGCGTACGATCGGCATGTCGAGTGGTGTCGTGAGAAAGCGCTGCTGAACAGAAATGTCAACAATAACCAAAGCATTTCAGCAGCGAAGGAAAGGCTTCAGGCTAGAATTCAGTACAAAGCACCACAAATACG ATCGAAACGTGCCTTAAATCGAGAGAAGTATTCGGGAAGCTTGAGCTGCGGAGGGTCCACGAACAGCCTTGCCGAATTAGATTTGCACATGCCACGTCACAATTCGATGAGCTCATCCGTCTCAAGCGATAA CAGAAAATTCCACCTATCACCAAATTCATTACAGCAAAACTCCTTGGGGAACGTAGCTAGCCTCGCCAAGGAACCAAAGATCATCAAACGCGAGGAAGCCAAGAAGGGCACGAAACGGACCAAGACATTAGCACTCAGTAGTGAACGACTGCCTAGCGATACgaacaataataacaataacaacacaATTAACAAGAACGGTAGAGTAGAGCAGAACTACTGCAACCATAATAACAGCAGCAACGCCTTCAGCAACCGAAATGACGCCGGTTGCCGTACGCAGCTAAAAAACCTACTGAACCGCTCCACTGTAGACAGCAacgtgacgacgacgacgtacAAGCCGCACAAACTACGGACCGCCGACCAGAGGGTTGAGAAGTTCGAAATCATTGGCCACAACAACCATAGCGAACGGATGACCCATCGACCGGTCATCGCGCAAACCGTGCGATGCACGAGCAACAG TGGATACAGCCCTGACCGGTACGATCCATTCCTGTCTGCTAGGCGACAGCTGGAGGAGTTGTTTTCTCCTACCACGTCGCTGATAAATGCCAGCACCGCAGGGAGCACTACCAGCACCTCACGGCTCAATCAAATGAGCACTAGCGGTGGTGGTATCCCATCCGACAAAGCGAGCAATGGCGGTGCGTCGAAAGCTGCGCACCACAACTCGAACTTCCGGCGAGCGTACTCGTTGCGAATGCCGCGCAAGGTGTCTCGCCCAATGTATGTGGAGAAGGCAAAGTCTAACATACAGAAGGGCATCACCGACGATGGGCCGGTGTCGCCCAATTTCCTCAAATCCTCCGAATACGACGAACTACCGATCAAATCGACATTTAATGCGCTGCAGATGGcggaaccgaaaccgaagctGCGCGACTCCAGTACGGTTCGCAAGAATCTCAAGCTAGACATCAAGGATCCCAACAATCCAGCCGGTGGCGAGATACCTCTGTCCAAGACCGATTCGTTAGCCGTATTTTTGAAGTACGAAAACGAGCTTGCGTTCAGTGAAAAGGACATGAAGGACAAGAGTAACAGTCTCAGCAAGCGAACGTCATCGTTAAGCGCGGATTCGACgcaacagaaacagaaacaggAGCTGTTAAACATTGCGCAAGCTTCGGTGAAAAGTAACGAATCTTTAACAAATGATGAAGAACAGCAAACGATAACGAAGCGAACGGTGGCACAGCAACCAGCGGAGGATGATGCGATGAAAAAGCAGCCGCAAAAATTGGTCCCAATTAAGCTAGAACCAATCAACATCACTTACAGCAGTAATCATACGACCGAAGTCACTAACATTAAACCGATGGTTATATCGCTAGATGCAATAATTGGGAAGCCTAGTATTACAAAACAGAAGGACCCACAGGTGGACACTGATAACCGCGCCGACAACAGCTATATCGATCCAAAGCTTATAAACAAATGTGATAATTTACCGATAAATCTGGTCAGAGCTTCAACTAAGGATGTGGATGATAGTTGCATCGGCGGCATGTCTGCAGAAGGTAAGAAGCTCACGCTGAAAACCGTTGAGCCGAAACAGGAACGGTCGGTTgctccaccacctccaccaccgcgAGCCTCGATAAGTGTGGCCCCGAAACCACCCGAACGCACGCGTATCGAGACTAGTTTCGattacagcaaaacaaacgacgggcccaacagcagcagtgctGAGAGCAGTATCAGTGACAACAGTAGCCCGGCCGCAAGTCATTCCTCCAGCCCAGTGGATCATCATAGAATAAGCAAAAGTAGTACAAACTGTGAGAAACGACCACAGCTTACCCGCCAGGATCGGGAAGATTCGGGATACCGCACCGGACATGAGTCGGGCAATTCGGATGTACAGGAGCAGCCGAAAAAATCATCCATCGCACCGACGCCTCCGAAGGGCGAAGATAATCATGCTCCCAAAAGTAGTACGGTAACGCAACCAACCTACAATCTGACCAGGTTGAAATCACCATCGTCGTACTTGGGCAACCTTAACCACACACGATCACCGTCAAGCAATACCACACCGTCCACACCTTCGGCTGGCCGTGATCGATCAGTCATAGCTTCGGCGCTGGAGCAATTCGATGTCGATGAATTTATGCAGTCGCTGGAAGATTTGCATCAACGTTCGCCACTCAGTGCAAAAGAATACAAACATTCACTGTTTTCTCGTACCGACAGCAGTCGCCGGACGGTGTCCAGCTACGGTGATCATGGCAATGGCAAACGAAGCAATAGCCTGGACAGTGGCGGCCACAGAGAGGCCGCTGTTGTTAACACAGTCCATCACGTACACAGCAATAATGAAAGTAGTGGCGTGCCACGAGTGGATATGTGTGTGCGGAATGGTAGCGGCACAGCCAGTAATAATAACAGTagcaatagtagtagtagctttAGTAGTCCTAGCCATTACAGTAATAGCCTCAACAGTAACACTTACTATAACAGCAAACCGATTAATACCCAACATCCACACAACCACAGCACCACTGCTGGCGATGGGCACGAGCATTCAAAGGGTACGGAAACCGTTCATCCGCCTGTCCATCACCAACGAAGCAACGTTGCCCGTCGAAGGATGAGCGAAGACTCAGCTGCCATTTCGCTTCCCGCTGTACCGTCGTCggctaataataataatgggTCTAGCGGTACTACTTCCCTGTCGACAATGCAGAATTTACCTAACATTCACAGCAGGCCAACGACGGCAGCGGACCCGTTGCAGAACGGAAGTGGCAAGAATGGGCAGCCAGTCGCACATCCGTACTACTCATCGCCGAGTCCCGTAAACGGTAGGAAGAATAGCTACAGTAACAAATCATCATACCACGCTAACCATACCGgcacatcagcatcatcaactCCAACTTCGTCCCATGTAACCGGACACATGTACGAACCGAGGTACCCGGCGGAATCGTTCGATCATTTGGAGCGTGATCTGCTGAAAAGCGTACAGGAACTCAATCGCATGTGCGGTTCCTCGTCCTCCGTATGTTCGATCGATTCCGAGGAATTGTACAGCGTCGAGGATTACCCGTTGAACAAGCGATCGTCCGAACGTTCGCAGGCTAGTGCTGATTCAGCATATCGCAG CAGTCTATCCACGCAGTCACCACCAGACTATGCACCTCCCGTGCCAATACGCCAGACACGGCCGAGTTCGCGCAGCTCTACCACCACCTGTCAAATCCAACCGGCGCAGCCAACGAATGCACTAGacagcagctcgttcagtaGCCTTCCGCTTCACACATCGCTTCCACCGATAACCAGTGCTTCACAGCTCAAGGGCCACAAGCATGAAGCACTGCCCCACAAAGACAATTCCGACGGGATCGCAAATCTGATCATGAATCCCATGTCCAAATTTTGTCACGAGTGTGGTGCACGGTTTATGATTAGTAGCGCCAAGTTTTGTATGTCGTGCGGTGTGCGACGCATCACGCTGGAATAG